In Laspinema palackyanum D2c, a single window of DNA contains:
- a CDS encoding bifunctional metallophosphatase/5'-nucleotidase, with product MKRLQIWKTCSLILSGFSILLATPVFAEIVNLNLLHLNDINEITPPQNENARGGLARVATLRQQLLRENPHTFTLLAGDLLSPSGLGNAQIEGQAIAGQQMVAVMNTLGLDYATFGNHEFDLRKEQFYARLQESNFQWFSTNVSNEFAEPFQQVPRSIIFEIAGEQGTVVRVGLIGVTLDLNRRNYVTYTDPIESAKTQIQQLQGQVDILVALTHLSFEQDKQLAESIPEIDLILGGHEHENIQVWRGANLTPIFKSDANAKTVYVHRLSYDTTTQQLNIISELVPITQSIPEDLTVRQIINEWLEKGYQAFRDNGFNPDEVIATLTESLDGLDSRIRHQPTNLTRLLTQFLLNEVKNADLAILNSGAIRIDDVIEPGPITQYDILRLLPFPGLVMAVEMKGSLLEQVLNQGIENKGTGGYLQTANVQQDIDNNWMIADRLLKPTQTYTVVLPQFLVEGREQNLAFLTCEHPDIHCGEELRDIRLIVINQWKKLSPVTFNPLSRRSPLEKLTGTSRDRETWAIAR from the coding sequence ATGAAACGCCTACAGATTTGGAAAACTTGCAGCCTCATTTTATCTGGATTCAGCATTCTGCTCGCCACTCCTGTTTTTGCTGAAATTGTTAACCTGAATTTGCTTCATCTCAATGACATCAATGAAATCACACCACCTCAGAATGAAAATGCTCGGGGGGGATTGGCGCGAGTCGCTACATTGAGACAGCAATTACTAAGGGAAAACCCCCATACTTTTACCCTGTTGGCGGGTGATTTGTTGAGTCCTTCTGGACTGGGAAATGCTCAAATCGAGGGACAGGCGATCGCCGGTCAGCAAATGGTCGCCGTGATGAATACCCTGGGACTCGACTATGCCACCTTTGGCAATCACGAATTTGACCTCAGAAAAGAACAATTTTATGCTCGCTTGCAAGAGTCTAATTTTCAATGGTTTTCCACAAACGTTTCCAATGAATTTGCAGAACCCTTTCAGCAAGTCCCTCGGTCTATCATCTTTGAAATAGCGGGCGAACAAGGTACAGTGGTTAGAGTCGGATTAATCGGGGTAACCCTGGATTTAAACCGGAGAAATTATGTAACCTATACTGACCCAATTGAATCAGCAAAAACTCAAATTCAGCAATTGCAAGGCCAAGTGGATATTCTGGTAGCCCTCACCCATCTCTCCTTTGAACAGGATAAACAATTAGCCGAATCTATCCCAGAAATTGACCTCATTCTCGGGGGTCATGAACATGAAAATATTCAGGTTTGGCGCGGTGCTAATCTCACCCCGATTTTTAAGTCCGATGCCAATGCGAAAACTGTATATGTTCACCGTTTAAGCTATGATACGACCACTCAACAGCTCAATATTATTTCAGAATTAGTCCCCATTACTCAATCCATCCCTGAAGATTTAACCGTGAGGCAAATCATCAATGAATGGCTAGAAAAAGGATATCAAGCCTTTCGAGATAATGGATTTAATCCTGATGAAGTGATTGCCACCCTCACCGAGTCCCTGGATGGGTTAGATAGCCGCATTCGCCATCAACCCACCAACTTGACCAGATTACTCACTCAATTTCTGTTAAATGAAGTAAAGAATGCTGATTTAGCAATTCTGAATAGTGGCGCAATTCGGATCGATGACGTGATTGAACCCGGTCCGATTACCCAATATGATATCCTCAGACTGTTGCCTTTTCCGGGTTTGGTGATGGCAGTTGAAATGAAAGGGAGTCTGCTAGAACAAGTTTTGAACCAAGGAATCGAGAATAAAGGGACTGGGGGTTATTTGCAAACGGCGAATGTCCAGCAGGATATCGATAATAATTGGATGATAGCCGATCGCCTCCTCAAACCCACTCAAACTTACACCGTTGTTCTCCCTCAATTTTTAGTAGAAGGCAGAGAACAAAACTTAGCTTTTTTAACCTGTGAACACCCGGATATTCACTGTGGCGAAGAACTCCGAGATATCCGATTAATTGTGATTAACCAATGGAAAAAACTGTCTCCAGTGACGTTTAATCCTCTGTCAAGGCGATCGCCTTTAGAAAAACTGACCGGAACATCACGCGATCGCGAAACCTGGGCGATCGCCCGTTGA
- a CDS encoding type I restriction endonuclease subunit R, protein MSKEPESITRRDRINKKLQALNPPWQIIPYSDRLDTSQLKCHAVEEYPTASGPADYALFVQGQLLGFIEAKRVSLGAEGVLTQAKRYSKTTFQGVGNWRGYRVPFLFSSNGELIYFLDVRQENNLSRQITTFHSADALTELFKRDEESCDRWFLENAIAENTRLRPYQEKAIAATEQAISRGLRHLLIAMATGTGKTFCTVSQVYRLLASKKARRILFLVDRRALAAQAVREFASFDTPRGNKFNKEYEVYSQQFRREDFGEEESFNPEVLPSAYLTNPNETHTFVYVSTIQRMTINLFGKGTGAEGETGDVEEESDAEQLDIPIHAFDLIIADECHRGYTSSEVGSWRKTIDYFDAIKIGLTATPAAHTVSLFREVVYRYTTQQAIQDGWLVDYERIDIHSDIRLNGTFVREGEMVGRIDRETGEEVYDELEDEREFSTTDIERKITIPDSNRKIIEEIAKYASRHEQETGRFPRILIFAVNDLAHISHADQVVRICKEVFARGDEFVQKITGKVDRPLQCIREFRNRPQPKIAVTVDMLSTGVDIPSLEFIVFMRPVKSRILWEQMLGRGTRLCGDINKTHFTIFDCFGGSLIEYFAEVSNFKIEPLRQQSVSVKQVMENIVQNRDRESSLKAFTKRLHRIHRNMSEEARQQFANYIPDGDIGGFARSLPERMETDFANTLNLLQNPGFQDVLENYPKAKQTFLVGYEGEDQVSSEVVIQGKKPEDYLDSFSRFVRENSSQIEAMRILQERPQEWNSQVLEELRQVLQKNQFSEPQLQRAHQLVHNKALADIISMVKHATRPDEPIYTAQERVNRALARVMAGKEFNPEQLQWLGYIGEYLVQNLTVEIDDFEYAPIFERYGGLGKAQKVFQGQLEALIAQINREIAL, encoded by the coding sequence ATGAGCAAAGAACCGGAATCCATTACCAGACGCGATCGCATTAACAAAAAGCTCCAGGCACTCAATCCCCCTTGGCAAATCATCCCCTATAGTGACAGATTGGATACCAGCCAACTGAAATGCCATGCCGTTGAGGAATATCCGACTGCCAGTGGTCCTGCGGATTATGCTTTATTCGTCCAGGGTCAGTTGCTGGGGTTCATTGAGGCGAAGCGAGTATCCTTGGGTGCTGAAGGGGTGTTAACGCAAGCAAAGCGGTATTCTAAAACAACGTTTCAGGGGGTGGGGAACTGGCGTGGGTATCGAGTGCCGTTTTTATTTTCCAGTAATGGAGAATTGATTTATTTTCTCGATGTGCGCCAGGAAAATAATCTGTCTCGTCAGATTACCACCTTTCATTCTGCCGATGCCTTAACTGAGTTGTTCAAGCGGGATGAGGAAAGCTGCGATCGCTGGTTTCTGGAGAATGCGATCGCCGAAAATACCCGATTGCGTCCCTATCAGGAAAAGGCGATCGCAGCAACGGAACAGGCGATATCCCGAGGGTTGCGACATTTATTGATTGCGATGGCAACCGGAACCGGGAAAACCTTCTGCACCGTGTCTCAAGTTTACCGTTTGCTGGCATCCAAAAAAGCTCGGCGGATTTTATTTTTAGTCGATCGCCGTGCTTTGGCAGCGCAAGCCGTCCGAGAATTTGCCTCATTTGATACCCCACGCGGCAACAAATTTAATAAAGAATACGAAGTTTACAGCCAGCAATTTCGGCGAGAAGATTTTGGGGAAGAAGAATCCTTTAACCCGGAAGTATTACCCAGTGCTTACTTAACGAATCCCAACGAAACCCATACCTTTGTCTATGTCTCCACCATTCAACGGATGACGATCAATCTGTTTGGGAAAGGGACAGGTGCCGAAGGGGAAACGGGGGATGTTGAAGAGGAAAGCGATGCCGAACAACTAGATATCCCCATTCATGCCTTTGATTTAATTATTGCCGATGAGTGCCATCGGGGATATACCTCTAGCGAGGTGGGTTCTTGGCGCAAAACCATTGACTATTTTGATGCGATTAAAATTGGCTTGACTGCTACCCCGGCAGCGCATACCGTCTCTCTATTTCGCGAAGTGGTGTATCGCTACACCACTCAACAGGCAATCCAAGATGGGTGGTTAGTGGATTATGAGCGCATCGATATTCATTCCGATATCCGCTTAAATGGCACGTTTGTCCGTGAAGGGGAAATGGTGGGCAGAATTGACCGGGAAACGGGTGAAGAGGTTTACGATGAATTAGAAGACGAGCGGGAATTTTCTACCACTGACATTGAGCGAAAAATTACTATTCCTGACAGCAATCGCAAGATTATTGAAGAGATTGCTAAATATGCGTCTCGCCATGAACAAGAAACCGGGCGGTTTCCCCGAATTTTGATATTTGCGGTGAATGATTTAGCCCATATTTCCCATGCAGACCAAGTGGTGAGAATTTGCAAGGAAGTCTTTGCCAGAGGGGATGAATTCGTACAGAAAATCACCGGAAAAGTGGATCGACCTTTGCAATGTATTCGGGAGTTTCGCAACCGTCCTCAGCCTAAAATTGCGGTTACTGTGGATATGCTCAGTACCGGGGTAGATATTCCGAGTTTAGAATTTATTGTCTTTATGCGCCCGGTGAAATCGCGAATTCTCTGGGAGCAAATGTTGGGACGGGGGACGCGCCTCTGTGGGGATATCAACAAAACTCATTTCACAATTTTCGATTGTTTTGGCGGGTCGTTAATCGAGTATTTTGCCGAGGTTAGCAATTTTAAAATCGAACCCCTGCGTCAGCAGAGTGTCTCGGTGAAACAGGTGATGGAAAATATCGTGCAGAATCGCGATCGCGAGTCTTCTCTCAAAGCATTTACGAAACGACTGCATCGCATCCATCGCAACATGAGTGAAGAGGCGAGACAGCAGTTTGCTAACTATATCCCGGATGGGGATATCGGGGGATTTGCCCGCAGTCTGCCGGAACGGATGGAAACCGACTTCGCCAATACCCTGAATTTGCTGCAAAATCCTGGGTTTCAGGATGTTTTGGAGAATTACCCCAAAGCCAAACAGACCTTTTTAGTGGGGTATGAGGGTGAGGATCAAGTCTCGTCTGAAGTCGTGATTCAAGGCAAAAAACCCGAAGATTACCTGGATAGCTTTTCTCGGTTTGTGCGGGAGAATAGTTCCCAGATTGAGGCGATGCGGATTTTACAGGAACGTCCCCAGGAATGGAATTCCCAGGTCCTGGAGGAACTGCGGCAGGTTTTGCAGAAAAATCAGTTTTCTGAACCGCAACTTCAACGCGCACACCAATTGGTGCATAATAAAGCCTTGGCTGACATCATCTCAATGGTGAAACACGCCACGCGCCCAGATGAACCGATTTACACCGCACAGGAACGGGTAAACCGGGCGTTAGCGCGGGTGATGGCAGGCAAGGAGTTTAATCCGGAACAGTTGCAGTGGTTGGGTTACATCGGCGAATATCTGGTGCAAAACTTGACAGTTGAGATAGATGATTTTGAATATGCCCCGATTTTCGAGCGTTATGGGGGATTGGGAAAAGCGCAAAAAGTGTTTCAGGGACAGTTAGAGGCATTGATTGCCCAAATTAATCGGGAAATTGCCCTTTAA
- a CDS encoding PIN domain-containing protein, with protein sequence MCSVVKAELFYGAMRISNPARTRALQEVFLNQFISLPFDDAAASIFGRIRVQLAALGMPIGPYDLQIAAIALVNNLILVTHNVREFERVEGLRLEDWEA encoded by the coding sequence GTGTGTTCTGTAGTTAAAGCAGAATTGTTTTATGGAGCGATGAGAATCTCAAACCCTGCTCGCACACGGGCGCTACAGGAGGTATTTTTAAATCAGTTTATTTCTTTACCGTTTGATGATGCCGCAGCGAGTATTTTTGGGAGGATTCGTGTTCAATTGGCCGCTTTAGGAATGCCCATCGGTCCCTATGACCTCCAAATTGCCGCGATCGCTTTAGTGAATAATCTGATTTTAGTAACCCATAATGTTCGGGAGTTTGAACGAGTGGAAGGGTTACGCCTAGAAGACTGGGAAGCCTAA
- a CDS encoding Uma2 family endonuclease, whose product MEVTLNLQPALKMTVEQFAELAQINQNLQLELTANGALIIMPPTGGETGDRNFELSGQLWDWNRQNRLGKAFDSSTGFRLPNGAVRSPDVSWLKLERWEALTPEQRKKFLPLCPDFAVELVSETDEIQTTRSKMQEYLTNGLRLGWLIDPETKTVEIYRKNRPVEVLQSPSTLSGEEVLPGFILTLQPIW is encoded by the coding sequence ATGGAAGTTACTTTAAATCTACAACCCGCGTTAAAAATGACTGTAGAACAGTTCGCAGAATTAGCGCAAATCAATCAAAACTTACAGTTAGAATTAACTGCAAATGGAGCGTTAATCATTATGCCACCCACTGGAGGTGAAACAGGCGATCGCAACTTTGAATTAAGCGGCCAATTGTGGGATTGGAACCGCCAAAACCGCCTGGGGAAAGCCTTTGATTCCTCTACTGGGTTTAGGTTGCCGAATGGTGCAGTGCGATCGCCTGATGTCAGTTGGCTCAAACTAGAACGATGGGAAGCATTAACCCCAGAACAACGGAAGAAATTTTTACCCTTATGTCCCGATTTCGCCGTGGAATTAGTCTCGGAAACCGATGAAATTCAAACCACCCGTTCCAAAATGCAAGAATACCTCACCAACGGATTGCGCTTAGGTTGGTTAATCGACCCCGAAACCAAAACCGTCGAGATTTATCGTAAAAATCGCCCAGTGGAAGTATTACAGTCTCCTTCCACCCTATCCGGAGAAGAAGTATTACCGGGTTTTATCCTAACGTTACAACCGATTTGGTAA
- a CDS encoding restriction endonuclease subunit S: MVDSRTDRSRGLQNLPELSQGWVWTITSEICASVRDGTHDTPKYVVNGVPLVTSKNLKNNCIDFVNTKKISDEDHQQISLRSGVDKGDILMAMIGTIGNPVVVETEIEFSIKNVALFKKNESAINSLYLKHWLQSEFLKNFLENEEFLKGSTQKFIPLKYLRVLPVPLPPLNEQRRIVAKLKKLLAKVDACKQRLEKIPTILTRFRQSVLAAACSGRLTADWRKQNPDVEPASELLKRIQEESQQRYEEECAKAKAEGRRKPKTPFNQDSSVDFELDINLPCSWCVTSLGSITETQGGIQKTPKRKPKNNPYPYLRVANVYRGYLNLDNIEYFEIFNSRELNTWKLQAGDLLIVEGNGSSKEIGRCAIWNGDIENCVHQNHIIRSRPLSIVQPSFLLTYLNSPQAIVVMMQLSSSTSGLHTLSVSKINNIVIPLAPLPEQQEIVRRVEALFQKADRIEQRYEKAKAHIDQLTQSILAKAFRGELVPQDPNDEPASVLLDRIREERANPPQAKTAKKSTEKTPKGTGKRGRKKAQPPEPPESDNSEPIQLTLPGIE, translated from the coding sequence ATGGTTGACAGTAGGACAGATCGAAGTCGAGGTCTCCAAAATTTACCTGAACTTTCTCAGGGGTGGGTTTGGACTATTACCAGCGAGATTTGTGCTTCCGTCAGAGACGGGACACATGATACCCCAAAATATGTTGTTAATGGAGTTCCATTAGTTACTTCAAAAAATCTAAAAAATAATTGTATAGATTTTGTAAATACTAAAAAAATTAGCGATGAAGATCATCAACAAATAAGCCTACGTTCAGGAGTAGATAAAGGTGATATATTGATGGCAATGATTGGAACAATTGGGAATCCTGTAGTTGTTGAGACCGAGATAGAATTTAGTATTAAAAATGTAGCGCTTTTTAAAAAAAATGAATCTGCTATAAATTCCTTATATCTAAAACATTGGCTACAAAGCGAATTTTTAAAAAACTTTCTAGAAAATGAAGAATTTTTAAAGGGAAGTACACAAAAATTTATTCCTTTAAAATATCTACGAGTTCTGCCAGTCCCCTTACCACCCCTCAACGAACAACGGCGCATTGTTGCCAAGCTGAAAAAGCTGCTGGCAAAAGTGGACGCCTGCAAACAGCGATTAGAGAAAATCCCCACCATCCTGACTCGCTTTCGTCAATCGGTCTTAGCTGCGGCTTGTTCCGGTCGCCTCACAGCCGATTGGCGCAAACAAAATCCCGATGTTGAACCCGCATCAGAACTATTAAAGCGGATTCAGGAGGAAAGTCAACAGCGTTATGAGGAGGAGTGTGCCAAGGCTAAAGCAGAGGGAAGGAGAAAACCGAAAACTCCTTTCAATCAAGATTCTTCTGTAGATTTTGAACTGGATATCAATTTACCCTGTTCTTGGTGTGTCACCTCTCTAGGTTCTATTACGGAAACTCAGGGAGGAATTCAAAAAACACCCAAAAGAAAACCTAAAAATAATCCTTATCCTTATCTGCGAGTTGCCAACGTTTACCGAGGCTATCTAAATCTTGATAATATTGAGTATTTTGAAATATTCAATTCCAGAGAATTAAATACATGGAAATTACAAGCAGGCGATTTACTTATTGTCGAAGGCAATGGTAGCTCCAAAGAAATTGGGAGATGCGCTATTTGGAATGGGGATATAGAAAACTGTGTTCATCAAAATCACATTATTAGAAGCAGGCCATTATCTATAGTTCAGCCAAGCTTCTTGCTAACTTATCTAAATTCCCCTCAAGCAATCGTGGTGATGATGCAACTATCTAGTTCTACAAGTGGTTTGCATACACTTAGTGTTAGTAAAATTAATAATATTGTTATTCCGCTTGCTCCCCTCCCCGAACAACAAGAAATTGTCCGGCGAGTGGAAGCACTATTCCAAAAAGCCGATCGCATCGAACAACGCTACGAAAAAGCCAAAGCGCATATTGACCAACTCACCCAATCCATTCTCGCCAAAGCCTTTCGAGGTGAACTCGTCCCCCAAGACCCCAACGACGAACCCGCCTCGGTACTCCTCGATCGCATTCGCGAGGAACGCGCCAACCCACCCCAAGCCAAAACCGCTAAAAAATCCACGGAGAAAACCCCCAAAGGAACAGGAAAGCGGGGAAGGAAGAAAGCACAACCGCCTGAACCCCCCGAATCGGACAACTCAGAACCGATTCAGTTAACGCTACCGGGAATCGAGTAG
- a CDS encoding Uma2 family endonuclease, whose amino-acid sequence MIANPNHNYMSPEEYLEWEEKQPLKYEYMNGKVFAKNEEINSENLALTGRTIAHNEIAVNLTTALKNHLRGKGFKVLMADSKLGVSESGPFHYPDVMVTCNEQDKLAKTVINFPCLIAEVLSPGTEGFDRGQKFQNYRQISTLREYLLVSANQKMVECFRLNEKGLWELSTYGEGDEIELTSIEFRVPIDLIYEDVVFSEK is encoded by the coding sequence ATGATTGCTAATCCCAACCACAATTATATGAGTCCAGAAGAATACTTAGAATGGGAGGAAAAACAACCCCTCAAATATGAATATATGAATGGCAAGGTTTTTGCTAAAAATGAAGAGATAAATAGTGAAAATCTGGCCCTAACTGGAAGAACAATTGCTCATAACGAAATAGCCGTTAATTTAACCACTGCACTCAAAAATCATCTGCGGGGAAAAGGATTTAAGGTGCTAATGGCCGATTCCAAACTCGGGGTTTCTGAATCTGGACCTTTCCATTATCCTGATGTCATGGTCACCTGCAATGAACAGGATAAACTTGCCAAAACGGTGATTAACTTCCCTTGTTTAATTGCCGAGGTTCTCTCTCCAGGAACCGAGGGATTTGACCGAGGCCAAAAATTTCAGAACTATCGGCAGATTTCTACCTTACGCGAGTATCTCCTAGTGAGCGCAAACCAAAAAATGGTGGAGTGTTTCCGATTGAATGAAAAAGGGTTATGGGAACTTTCTACTTATGGAGAAGGGGATGAAATAGAACTGACCAGTATAGAGTTTCGGGTTCCTATAGACTTGATTTATGAAGATGTCGTCTTCAGCGAAAAATAA
- a CDS encoding N-6 DNA methylase: MDVVNKLWGFCNTLRHDGIDYGDYIEQLTYLLFLKMADEKGIKIPQGCEWDNLKSYSGTDLADYYLDILRQLREERGLLGDIFTQAMPRFNNPVNLKRLIAMIDEEEWTSLNVDVKAQAFEGLLEKAASEGKKGAGQYFTPRVLIQSIVRLMKPDPRVSPHFKICDPACGTGGFLVVAYQWLMEQTGGVFDRKDIKRIKTQTYYGQDLVPRPRRLALMNLFLQGLEPTIYLGDAIYEADRAERYDCILTNPPFGTKGANQAPGRDDFTIETSNKQLNFIQHVLTTLKPGGRAAMVLPDNCLFEDKAGEVFKIVMQDCNVHTVLRLPRGTFTPYSQGVKANVVFLQKGLPTEAVWIFDARSNVPGVTKKERPLTSQHFAEFERCYGDDPNGNSKREDLGLEGRFRRFSLAEVQERDYKLDLTWLRDESLEDADNLPEPQDLASEAITELEAVVDDLKDILALMELDGNDYL; encoded by the coding sequence ATGGATGTCGTAAATAAACTCTGGGGATTTTGCAATACCCTCCGCCATGATGGGATTGACTATGGCGACTATATCGAACAGTTGACCTATCTGCTGTTTCTGAAAATGGCGGATGAGAAGGGGATTAAGATTCCCCAGGGGTGCGAGTGGGACAATCTTAAATCCTATTCCGGGACGGATTTAGCTGACTATTACTTGGATATCCTGCGGCAATTGCGGGAGGAACGGGGATTACTGGGGGATATTTTCACCCAGGCAATGCCGAGGTTTAACAATCCAGTGAACCTCAAACGCCTGATTGCCATGATTGATGAGGAAGAGTGGACCTCCCTAAATGTGGACGTGAAGGCGCAGGCGTTTGAGGGATTGCTGGAAAAGGCGGCAAGCGAAGGGAAAAAAGGCGCGGGACAGTATTTTACCCCTCGGGTACTGATTCAATCCATCGTCCGGTTAATGAAACCAGACCCTCGGGTGAGTCCCCATTTCAAGATTTGCGACCCTGCCTGTGGGACTGGGGGTTTTTTGGTGGTGGCGTATCAGTGGTTGATGGAACAGACGGGGGGCGTTTTTGACCGCAAGGACATTAAGCGAATCAAAACCCAAACCTATTACGGACAAGATTTGGTGCCCCGTCCCCGGCGTTTGGCGTTGATGAATCTATTTTTGCAGGGGTTGGAACCGACGATTTATCTCGGGGATGCGATTTACGAAGCCGATCGCGCAGAACGTTATGATTGCATTTTGACCAATCCGCCCTTTGGCACAAAAGGGGCGAATCAAGCGCCGGGACGGGATGACTTTACCATTGAGACGAGTAACAAACAGTTAAATTTTATCCAGCACGTTTTGACGACGCTCAAACCCGGGGGACGCGCGGCGATGGTGTTGCCGGATAATTGCTTGTTTGAGGATAAGGCGGGAGAAGTGTTTAAAATTGTGATGCAGGATTGCAACGTGCATACTGTATTGCGCTTGCCTCGGGGAACCTTTACGCCTTATTCTCAAGGGGTGAAAGCGAATGTGGTGTTTTTGCAGAAAGGTTTACCCACTGAGGCGGTGTGGATTTTTGATGCCCGTTCCAATGTGCCGGGGGTAACGAAGAAAGAGCGCCCTTTGACATCCCAGCATTTTGCGGAATTCGAGCGCTGTTATGGGGATGACCCGAATGGAAATAGCAAGCGGGAAGATTTGGGACTCGAAGGGCGGTTTCGACGGTTTTCCCTAGCGGAAGTTCAGGAACGGGATTACAAACTGGATTTGACTTGGCTCAGGGATGAGAGTTTAGAGGATGCGGATAATTTGCCGGAACCCCAAGACTTGGCGAGTGAAGCTATTACTGAGTTAGAAGCAGTAGTGGATGATTTGAAGGATATTTTGGCTTTGATGGAGTTGGATGGCAATGACTATTTATAA
- a CDS encoding iron-containing redox enzyme family protein has protein sequence MPNTIEILPSSHSPSLSKKQSLLNYEAAERQFVNLLEVEDLDKTLATKPLLVSDFESAIADAIQSAYQQEPGDEAAHRFLQRVLYRINRLNLFWYDDLSRYNNERSHYLRSVRDRIEEPWQQWEIAQIDVAALQKLPDIKQALRDRAAADVDPPLNESDRYLREQMTADGYRHLLAIASFDGLVEASRLSRILGGAGNEIQCTLTRVLIEEYGGGRLPRKHSTFFAQMLAEFDMSTEPEAYFDLVPWQVLCGINHNFLLTERKRHFLRYNGGLTYFEVAGPVAYRNYLAAAQRLGLSQAAMGYWELHIKEDERHGRWMLDEVAIPLVDRYPQEAWELVLGYDQEKSIGDRAAAAVVRSIQATEQN, from the coding sequence ATGCCAAACACGATAGAGATACTTCCTTCTTCACACTCGCCGAGTCTTTCCAAAAAGCAATCCCTACTAAATTATGAAGCAGCCGAGCGGCAATTTGTCAATTTGCTAGAAGTCGAGGACTTAGACAAGACGCTGGCGACAAAACCGTTACTGGTCAGCGATTTTGAAAGCGCGATCGCCGATGCAATTCAATCGGCTTACCAACAGGAACCGGGGGATGAAGCCGCTCACCGCTTCTTGCAGCGTGTGCTTTACCGCATCAACCGCCTCAACTTGTTTTGGTACGACGATTTAAGCCGCTACAACAACGAACGATCGCACTATTTGCGTTCTGTGCGCGATCGGATTGAGGAACCTTGGCAGCAGTGGGAAATCGCGCAAATCGACGTTGCAGCGCTGCAAAAATTGCCGGATATCAAACAAGCGCTGCGCGATCGCGCCGCCGCTGATGTCGATCCTCCTTTGAACGAGAGCGATCGCTATTTGCGGGAACAGATGACAGCAGACGGATACAGACACCTGCTGGCGATCGCCTCTTTCGACGGTTTAGTTGAAGCCAGCCGCCTTTCTCGCATCCTCGGCGGTGCTGGCAACGAAATTCAATGCACCCTTACCCGAGTGCTGATCGAAGAATACGGCGGCGGTCGCCTCCCCCGCAAGCACTCGACCTTTTTTGCTCAAATGCTGGCTGAATTCGATATGAGTACGGAACCGGAAGCGTACTTCGATTTAGTGCCTTGGCAAGTGCTCTGCGGCATTAATCACAACTTCCTGCTTACCGAACGCAAGCGCCATTTTCTGCGCTACAACGGCGGACTCACTTATTTTGAGGTGGCAGGGCCTGTCGCTTACCGCAATTATCTAGCCGCCGCCCAGCGTCTGGGCCTCTCGCAAGCTGCGATGGGGTATTGGGAACTACATATCAAAGAAGATGAGCGTCACGGTCGCTGGATGTTGGATGAAGTGGCGATCCCGCTGGTTGATAGATACCCGCAGGAGGCGTGGGAGCTGGTGTTGGGGTACGATCAGGAGAAGTCGATCGGCGATCGGGCTGCGGCTGCTGTAGTGCGATCGATCCAAGCCACAGAACAGAATTAA
- a CDS encoding SAM-dependent methyltransferase, whose translation MLNASDNSRLIVEFGSGEGSPVIKSLLRTDFDGTIQGFELNQVAWKIAQSQIKEYELSEQYSVNNCSFFDSPLYESADCIISNPPYLPAVDDKIYQPLLHGGSDGCTIAKKLLSLGCDEVLLMVSSYSNPVGLLDYALKRGYSVANFEIAPLNFGYYSSEPKVKRAIATLREQGRAFYSENIYLLAGVLFKKQQKAQRDLSMELIKLITAF comes from the coding sequence GTGTTAAATGCCAGCGATAATTCTCGACTTATTGTAGAGTTTGGTTCAGGAGAGGGAAGTCCAGTTATTAAGTCTTTGCTGAGAACGGATTTTGACGGGACAATACAGGGATTTGAGCTAAATCAAGTAGCGTGGAAAATTGCTCAGTCTCAAATTAAGGAATATGAACTGAGCGAACAATACAGCGTCAACAATTGCTCTTTTTTTGATTCGCCTTTATACGAGTCAGCGGATTGTATCATCTCAAATCCGCCTTACTTGCCAGCGGTGGATGATAAGATTTACCAGCCGCTGTTGCACGGGGGGAGTGATGGTTGTACAATTGCTAAAAAACTTTTATCTCTCGGCTGCGACGAAGTTTTGCTGATGGTTTCTAGCTATTCTAATCCGGTGGGTTTGCTCGATTATGCCTTGAAGCGAGGCTACTCGGTTGCGAATTTTGAGATTGCACCTTTAAATTTTGGCTATTATAGCTCGGAACCCAAAGTGAAAAGAGCGATCGCCACTCTCCGAGAACAGGGAAGGGCTTTTTATTCGGAAAATATCTATCTGCTGGCTGGAGTTTTGTTTAAGAAGCAGCAAAAAGCGCAAAGAGATTTGTCGATGGAGCTAATTAAGTTAATAACAGCATTTTAA